In Brienomyrus brachyistius isolate T26 chromosome 14, BBRACH_0.4, whole genome shotgun sequence, the following proteins share a genomic window:
- the srsf5a gene encoding serine and arginine rich splicing factor 5a isoform X2, whose product MSGCRVFIGRLSPHARERDVEKFFKGYGRIREINLKNGFGFVEFDDHRDADDAVYELNGKELCSERVTIEHARSRRGRGGGGVGAGFGRFSPRFGSYRQPRSSGSRYGPPVRTEHRLLVENLSSRISWQDLKDLMRKVGEVTFVDAHRTNKNEGVVEFASHSDMKNAIDKLDGTELNGRKLKLSEDRKRKSRSRSRSYSRSRSRSLSRSRSKSLSQSRSHNHSRSRSRSLTRTPEKNSNRAAPRSLSRSRSRSCSPPPQRKKSPSRSPSVTQQ is encoded by the exons atgAGTGGATGTCGTGTCTTCATTGGTCGCCTGAGCCCTCATGCACGAGAAAGGGATGTGGAAAAGTTCTTCAAGGGGTATGGCCGGATAAGGGAGATCAACCTCAAGAATGGATTTGGCTTCGTG GAGTTCGATGATCACCGAGATGCTGATGATGCTGTATATGAACTGAATGGAAAAGAGCTTTGCAGTGAACG GGTGACAATTGAACATGCACGGTCCCGTAGAGGAAGGGGTGGCGGCGGAGTTGGAGCTGGGTTTGGGCGGTTCTCTCCACGCTTTGGTAGTTACCGCCAACCTCGCAGCAGTGGTTCCAG ATATGGCCCACCTGTGCGCACAGAACACAGGCTCCTTGTCGAGAATCTCTCATCTCGGATCAGCTGGCAG GACCTGAAAGATTTGATGAGGAAAGTTGGAGAGGTTACTTTTGTGGATGCCCACAGAACCAACAAAAATGAAGG GGTGGTTGAGTTTGCGTCTCACAGCGATATGAAGAATGCTATTGATAAACTAGATGGAACAGAACTGAATGGACGCAAACTGAAGCTCTCTGAGGATCGCAAGAGAAA GAGTCGCTCTCGGTCCCGCAGCTATTCCCGCTCCAGAAGCCGCTCCCTGTCCCGGTCACGGTCCAAGTCGTTGAGCCAAAGCCGCAGCCATAATCATTCCCGATCACGTTCCCGCTCTTTGACCCGCACTCCAGAGAAGAATTCTAACCGCGCAGCCCCACGCTCCCTGTCCCGCTCTAGGTCTCGCTCTTGCTCTCCGCCCCCACAGAGGAAGAAGTCTCCGTCCCGCTCGCCCTCCGTGACCCAACAGTAA
- the srsf5a gene encoding serine and arginine rich splicing factor 5a isoform X1, translated as MSGCRVFIGRLSPHARERDVEKFFKGYGRIREINLKNGFGFVEFDDHRDADDAVYELNGKELCSERVTIEHARSRRGRGGGGVGAGFGRFSPRFGSYRQPRSSGSRYGPPVRTEHRLLVENLSSRISWQDLKDLMRKVGEVTFVDAHRTNKNEGVVEFASHSDMKNAIDKLDGTELNGRKLKLSEDRKRNRSRSRSRSYSRSRSRSLSRSRSKSLSQSRSHNHSRSRSRSLTRTPEKNSNRAAPRSLSRSRSRSCSPPPQRKKSPSRSPSVTQQ; from the exons atgAGTGGATGTCGTGTCTTCATTGGTCGCCTGAGCCCTCATGCACGAGAAAGGGATGTGGAAAAGTTCTTCAAGGGGTATGGCCGGATAAGGGAGATCAACCTCAAGAATGGATTTGGCTTCGTG GAGTTCGATGATCACCGAGATGCTGATGATGCTGTATATGAACTGAATGGAAAAGAGCTTTGCAGTGAACG GGTGACAATTGAACATGCACGGTCCCGTAGAGGAAGGGGTGGCGGCGGAGTTGGAGCTGGGTTTGGGCGGTTCTCTCCACGCTTTGGTAGTTACCGCCAACCTCGCAGCAGTGGTTCCAG ATATGGCCCACCTGTGCGCACAGAACACAGGCTCCTTGTCGAGAATCTCTCATCTCGGATCAGCTGGCAG GACCTGAAAGATTTGATGAGGAAAGTTGGAGAGGTTACTTTTGTGGATGCCCACAGAACCAACAAAAATGAAGG GGTGGTTGAGTTTGCGTCTCACAGCGATATGAAGAATGCTATTGATAAACTAGATGGAACAGAACTGAATGGACGCAAACTGAAGCTCTCTGAGGATCGCAAGAGAAA TAGGAGTCGCTCTCGGTCCCGCAGCTATTCCCGCTCCAGAAGCCGCTCCCTGTCCCGGTCACGGTCCAAGTCGTTGAGCCAAAGCCGCAGCCATAATCATTCCCGATCACGTTCCCGCTCTTTGACCCGCACTCCAGAGAAGAATTCTAACCGCGCAGCCCCACGCTCCCTGTCCCGCTCTAGGTCTCGCTCTTGCTCTCCGCCCCCACAGAGGAAGAAGTCTCCGTCCCGCTCGCCCTCCGTGACCCAACAGTAA